A region from the Silene latifolia isolate original U9 population chromosome 7, ASM4854445v1, whole genome shotgun sequence genome encodes:
- the LOC141590308 gene encoding uncharacterized protein LOC141590308 produces MLAASIPSEFRQVCMCKGFETTRTGPALQWYIKLPNRSIKSFADLVNTFNQQFANSRELKKGSSDLYRITQIKDESLRSFLARFNKEKVSIPRCDIGTAVEAFRQGLLPNNNIYVELTKYPCHSFEDVQAKTLAYIRLEEDKSYKFGGSCNSKDYDKPNRKSGGISNNYRSGPYTRPDQSEVNLTQEQQGLIKRLDNMGPVVKWPRKSDNPNPRKDHTKWCEFHMDMGHTTEDCFTLRKEVAYLLKVGYLKDLIKAKGRIEETGKNNQDSAAKKIARTPQTKSPSKPDNIPPITFSDCDLVGVPDIHHDGLVISMQIGTANVRRILVDGGSSMNLIMLDVHKAMKIKEDQITKKSSVLVGFSGETKNTLGEIYLPTYIEGVAFYERFGVLDCLSSYNVILGRP; encoded by the exons atgttggctgcatctatCCCCAGTGAGTTTAGACAggtttgcatgtgcaaaggattcgaaACCACCCGGACTGGTCCTGCACTGCAATGGTACATTAAACTGCCAAAtagaagcatcaagtcctttgctgactTGGTCAATACATTCAATCAACAGTTCGCTAATAGCAGGGAATTGAAAAAAGGTTCCAGTGACCTATATAGGATTACTCAGATAAAAGATGAGAGCCTCAGAAGCTTCCTTGCTAGGttcaacaaggaaaaagtatCAATACCCAGGTGTGACATCGGCACAGCAGTGGAAGCATTCAGGCAGGGATTGCTACCCAACAACAATATTTATGTGGAATTAACCAAGTATCCCTGTCACTCCTTCGAGGACGTTCAGGCAAAGACGCTTGCCTATATCAGACTAGAGGAAGACAAGAGTTACAAGTTTGGAGGGTCATGCAACTCAAAAGACTATGATAAGCCAAACAGAAAAAGTGGCGGCATAAGCAACAACTACAGGAGTGGTCCATATACCAGGCCTGATCAATCAGAAGTCAACCTGACACAAGAACAACAAG GATTGATCAAACGGTTGGACAACATGGGTCCAGTAGTCAAGTGGCCCAGGAAGTCAGACAACCCAAACCCAAGGAAGGATCACACTAAATGGTGCGAGTTTCACATGGATATGGGACACACAACAGAAGACTGCTTTACCCTCAGAAAGGAAGTAGCTTACCTGTTGAAAGTTGGATACCTCAAAGACCTGATCAAAGCCAAAGGCAGGATTGAAGAAACCGGCAAAAACAACCAGGA ttcagcagcaaagaaaATAGCCAGGACGCCTCAAACTAAGTCACCTAGCAAGCCTGACAACATACCACCCATCACATTCAGTGACTGCGACTTGGTAGGTGTCCCTGACATTCATCACGATGGCCTGGTAATATCCATGCAAATTGGAACCGCCAATGTAAGGAGGATCTTAGTAGATGGTGGTAGCTCGATGAACCTGATCATGCTGGACGTGCATAAAGCCATGAAGATCAAAgaggatcaaatcaccaagaaatccagtGTCTTGGTAGGGTTCAGTGGCGAAACAAAGAATACATTGGGAGAGATCTACCTTCCTACTTACATTGAAGGCGTTGCATTCTACGAAAGGTTTGGAGTTCTGGACTGCTTGTCTTcttacaacgtcatcctaggCAGACCTtag